In the genome of Neodiprion fabricii isolate iyNeoFabr1 chromosome 4, iyNeoFabr1.1, whole genome shotgun sequence, the window GTGCTAAACATTAGATAAACGCTGTACAGTGTAAACActtctttcaaaaatcacaCAGAGCCCCGTCAGTtttaaaataatgatgaatatAAGTTTGgagttgtaaataaaatgaagcCTGACTGTTTTTACTATCATTTAGCACTGTTTGATTACACTCCAAGGCTCATCTAAGAGAAGGACATTAATTCAAGTGTAATGTAAAACCAGGTGCCTCCAAGGGGGTGGATCAGGGGGGGGAGGCAAGGGGGCTGGTTACGGACGACTGTGACCCCTCTTCCTGCCCCCCTCGTTCCCCTCATCGTCATCACCTCGCCGAACTTCTGTGTATCGTTCACCTTTTACACTCACGATCTTATTATCCAAATAGCGGACCAGTTTCTTCGGCTCTGTCTTAGGAGCCACTGGGCGATGTTCGCGTACAGCATTGTCACGATCCACATAGCTATAGCGAGCAATTATGCGCGATTTCAACTCTTCATCATTCACTCTTGCCTTAGTACGAACGCTTGGCTGAAAATACCTTGAGTTAGATTTAGATAAGACCTTACTATCTCCATTAATATTTACACTTTCCCGAATAAAGTGGGTTGCGAATTTCATGTTAAGCTGGTAAATTGTATCTCGATAGATTTATTCATAGAAATAATATGGCGAGACTTACGTACCGTGAGGAAAGTAAGATTGCCAACTAGACTCTGGCCTGCTTCTTGTCTATGCAACGCGAGCTGAGCTGCTTTCGCTATATCACCACCTGCTACGGCTAAGCAATGTCGTGCTTCGGCTGGACTCGCTCCTGGAAACATTTCCTGGAGAAGAGCAACCTGATGCCACGTTGATTCCTGCTACATCACAAATAAGCATTCATCAGTGTTAAATATGGAACACAGTAAAATCTGATAGATTCCATGAAAATCCGACGTTTTGCTGTAgaggataataattatttggtAGACAAGGTTatactgaaaaaatacaacgaaAAGATCCGTTTCACCTTTTCAGGTTCACTTACTTCGGCAAAATATTCACCGCTAGAATCACTACCAGCATCGCTTGTTTCGGATAAATGGTGCACCCTGATCCTCTGAGCTTCAGGAGGCAAAAACGCTGTCAAACTAATATGACTCAACGGATCATGAGATTGAGGGTCCTCGTCCGGTTTGCTTCCCTGTCTGAG includes:
- the LOC124180963 gene encoding CUE domain-containing protein 2 isoform X2, whose protein sequence is MNRTMDEKEELVKKSLFSFVRKQVPTAQLSLIDDIVLSYVVSMVEEDALEENLDVEGLCEMVSACLPEFSTIDKEAVSKWLLEIESELRQGSKPDEDPQSHDPLSHISLTAFLPPEAQRIRVHHLSETSDAGSDSSGEYFAEESTWHQVALLQEMFPGASPAEARHCLAVAGGDIAKAAQLALHRQEAGQSLVGNLTFLTPSVRTKARVNDEELKSRIIARYSYVDRDNAVREHRPVAPKTEPKKLVRYLDNKIVSVKGERYTEVRRGDDDEGNEGGRKRGHSRP
- the LOC124180963 gene encoding CUE domain-containing protein 2 isoform X1; the encoded protein is MNRTMDEKEELVKKSLFSFVRKQVPTAQLSLIDDIVLSYVVSMVEEDALEENLDVEGLCEMVSACLPEFSTIDKEAVSKWLLEIESELRQGSKPDEDPQSHDPLSHISLTAFLPPEAQRIRVHHLSETSDAGSDSSGEYFAEQESTWHQVALLQEMFPGASPAEARHCLAVAGGDIAKAAQLALHRQEAGQSLVGNLTFLTPSVRTKARVNDEELKSRIIARYSYVDRDNAVREHRPVAPKTEPKKLVRYLDNKIVSVKGERYTEVRRGDDDEGNEGGRKRGHSRP